In Gimesia panareensis, the genomic window CCACGTTCCTCAGAAGGGTCACACTTGATCTGACGGGAACGATTCCGACTGCCGACGAAGTGCGGACCTTCGTCGCTGATTCTGCTCCCGATAAACGCAGCCAGCTGATTGATCAGTTACTCGCCTCTCCCGAGCATGCCCGGCGGTTACAGTACCTGTTCGATACAATGTTGATGGAACGCCGACCGAGCAAGTATGTAAAGTCAGCGGAATGGGAAGAGTACCTGCGTCAGGCCTTTCTGGAGAACCGTCCCTGGGATGAACTCGTGCATGAAATGCTGACCGTGGACGGGACAGACAAGGCCACGCGCCCCGCTGCCCGCTTTCTGCTGGACCGGGAACTGAAGTCCGAAGTCGTGACCCGCGATCTGGGACGCATTTTTCTGGGACGCGATCTGGAATGTGCCCAATGTCACGATCATCCCAATGTGAACGACTACCTGCAGCGGCACTACCACGGTCTGAATGCCTTTCTGAGCCGCAGCTATCTCTTTAAAGATCCCAAGACCAAACTGGCCTCGATTGGTGAAAAGGCCGAAGGACAGGTTTCGTTTACCTCGGTCTTTACCAACGAAGAAGGCAAGACCGCCCCGCGGATTCTGGACCTACCCGAAATTCCTGATCCGGCGGACATGAAAGACGCTTATAAGGTCAAGCCGGCCAAGAATGTCCGTTCGGTCCCGGTTTACAGTCGCCGCCTGCAACTGGCAGAGGCTCTGACCGGTTCAGAGAACCAGGCCTTTCAAAAGAACATCGTCAACCGGGTCTGGGCTATCATGCTGGGACAGGGGCTGGTGGAGCCGCTCGATATGTGGCACTCAGATAATCCGCCCACGCATCCCCAAATTGTCAAACTCTTAACGGAAGAACTGCAGAGCCACGATTACAATCTTCGCTATCTGTTCCGGGAGCTTGCTCTGACGAAAACCTATCAGCGACAAAGCCACGTCTCGCCTGAGGCCAAGCTTCCTGAGAAAAATCTTTACGGCATGGGGCTGCTTAAACCGCTGACACCAGAGCAACTTGCCTGGTCGATGATGCAGGCCACCGGGGTGAGCACAGCCACGCTCGAAGGTCTGCAGGCAAAGCAGCGCAAAGTCGATGAGAAAAAGAAAACCAAACTGGCAGACGATCCTCTCTGGCAGGAAGAAACCCTGCATACTGCTTTGCAGGGAAATGTGACGGCGTTTGTCAGAACCTTTGGAATCGTTGGTGCTCAGACCTCACGCTTCGATGCTTCCGCTGATCAGGCCCTGTTTTTATTAAATGGCACCACGATCCAGGCCTGGTTGTCCCCCTCAGGCAATCGTCTGACGGCGCGTCTGAAGAAGTTGAAACAGCCGGCAGAGATCGCAGAAGAGCTTTATCTTTCTGTCTTTTCGCGGTTCCCCACCGAAACGGAAATCAAACAGGTCAGCAAATTTCTCAAGAGCAACCCGAAATACTCCGATCAGGATCTGCAGCAACTGGTCTGGGCGGCACTCTCTTCTGATGAGTTTCGCTTCAATCATTAAACCTCGACCTCAGTTCCTCACTGACAGTCAGAAGGACAAAGTATGAAACGCAATCAAGGATGCCATTCACTGGATCACCAGATCGCCCGGCGTCAGTTTATGGCGGGGGCGGCCGGCGGTGCAGTCTGTCTGGGACTGTCTGATCTGTCCGCGCACGCGGAAACCGTGAAAGGACAGCATAAACGAATCCTGCAGGTCTATCTCCAGGGGGGCGTCAGTCAGTTGGAATCCTGGGACCCCAAGCCCGGAACCGAATTCGGTGGGCCATTCCGAGCGATCCCCACGTCAGTCCCCGGGATGCATATTTCCGAACTGCTCCCGCACACAGCGCAGCGCATGCACCTGCTCTCTATCGTGCGCAGTATCAACATCAAAACCAATGATCATTCGCAGGGTCGACTGTTCATGGAGAAGGGAAGACGGGCAGGCGAATATCCCTATGTCGGATCCATTGCCTCCCGGTATCTGGCCCCTGTGAACAGTGACTTACCCGGTTATATTCACATCTCCACCCGCGGTTTGAGCGATGCGACTTCAGCCTTCCTGGGCGCGCAGCATGCCCAGTTAAAATTCGAAGGTGTCAAGCCGCCTCAGAATCTGGGCTTGCCCAAAAATCTGAATGAGACCGCGAACAACCGTCGCCTGCAATTACGTCAGCAGTTCAATCAGCAGTTTCGCCAGGGACGCCGCAAGTCACAGACAGAAACATTCGACGCCTCTTTTCAGCAGGCCTCCAAGCTCATGGCCCGCAAGTCCTTTTTCGAGAAGGCCCCTGCTGACAAAGATCTGGAACGCTACGGTAAACACGATTTCGGTCGCAACTGTCTGCTCGCCAGAACCCTGCTGGAGAATAACGCCACCTGCGTCAAAGTCACTCATCACGGCTACGATTCGCATGCCGAAAACTTCAATTTCCATCTCGAGCAACTGGGGGAGTTCGACAAAACATTCTCGATGCTGCTCGATGACCTGCACGAGCGGGGCATGCTGGAGAGTACTCTGGTGATGGTCTACTCCGAATTCGGCAGAACCCCGAAGATTAATGTCCGTTACGGTCGGGATCACTGGGGCACCGCCTGGTCGATTGCCTTGGGAGGTTGCGGTATTCAGCCGGGGGCGGTCATCGGCAAGACCAATGACAAAGGCACGGCAGTGGCCGACCGGGAAGTCGACGCCGGTCATCTGTTTCACACGTACCTGCAGGCACTGGGCATTGATTCCACCCGCGATCATGACATCCGCGGCAGATCCATTCCCATTGGCGATCCCACCACACAACCCATCAAGGAGTTGTTAGCATGAATCAGCAACAGATCGGGACCTCCGAGCCGCTCGTCGCAGCGAAGCCAGTGATCGACTATAACGCCGTCGATCCACTCCTGACTCACCTGACGGCTGAGTTCAAACATAAGTTTCCCCTGACCTCCTGCAAAGTCGATCCCACCGGGACGCATCTGGTCGCAGGAGCTGAAGATCTGGAAATTCAGGTCTGGAACATAAACACCAAGTCACAGCGAACCTTAAAGGGGCACACCAGCTGGGTACGCTGTTTTGATTTCTCCCAGGATGGCAAAACGCTGTATTCAGCCTGCTGGGGCGGTGAGATCAAAGCCTGGAATCTGGCTGACGCAGAACCCAAACCGATACTGAGTATTCAGGCACACCAGGGATCTGCCCGCTGGGTCCGGGTGTCCCCCGACCAGACGAAACTGGCGACCTGTGGTAACGATCTGCTGGTGAAGGTCTGGAACATCAGTGACGGCAAACTGCTGCACAGATTCGCCGGACACGAACGACACGTCTATGCGGTCGATTTTCATCCGGACGGTCAGCAGATGGCCTCGCAGGATCTGATGGGAGTCATCCACGTCTGGGATCTGAACACCGGGAAAAAAGTCCGCAGCATTGATGCCGGTGTCATGACCGGATACGACAACAAATTTGCCGCGGATATGGGCGGAGCCCGCGATTTCAAATTCAGTCCCGACGGCAGCGAACTGGCCAGTGCCGGTATCACGAAGGTGGTCAATTCCTTCGCTGGTGTCCAGGATCCAATCATCATGCTGTTCGACTGGAAAACTGGCAAAGCCACGGCTCAACTCAAGCCGGACAAGTCATTCCAGGGAATTGCCTGGGGGGTCCGTTTTCATCCGGAAGGCTTCCTGATCGGTGCAGGGGCGAACCGGAGCGGTAAAGGCGAACTCTGGTTCCGCAAACCAGGGGAAGAGGAATTCTTCCACACCATGCCGCTCCCCAAAGCGGCACGTGGACTGGATCTGCTGCATGACGGACGCCATCTGGCCGTAGCCCATTCGGATGGCGCTGCCCGCATTTATCGTATGACCGAAAAACAGCCCGCGTAATATTTATCAGCCTGTCAGCAAATACTGCATCCCTTCTCGATGCCCATTGAATAAGCCTGTACGATTACTGCATAAACAACAATACCTTAGATTCACCACTCTGGCTCTCAGCGAAGGACGATCATGAAGCGACTGAACCTGTCCTGTATTCTGGCACTGTCCCTGCTGGGCAGTCTGTCTCTACAACCCAACCAGAATCAGCTTGCTGCGGGGGAAGCCCCTCCCTGGGCCGTTTTAAAACCGGCTATGGATCAGAGCCCGCTGCCAGGAACACAGCCCTTAACGGATCAGGCCGACCTGAGCGCAAAGATGATCGACGGTATCGATCGGTTCCTGTTGAAACAGATCGCGCTGGCCGCGGAAAATCGTTCACACGCCTGGCAGAGGGATCTGAGTTCTCCTGCAGCCTACGCAAAATCCGTAATGCCGCAGAAAC contains:
- a CDS encoding DUF1549 domain-containing protein, which produces MVLVLTGAAPTVSAKPPLHQQIDSLIAAGNPQFEQQAAPLADDATFLRRVTLDLTGTIPTADEVRTFVADSAPDKRSQLIDQLLASPEHARRLQYLFDTMLMERRPSKYVKSAEWEEYLRQAFLENRPWDELVHEMLTVDGTDKATRPAARFLLDRELKSEVVTRDLGRIFLGRDLECAQCHDHPNVNDYLQRHYHGLNAFLSRSYLFKDPKTKLASIGEKAEGQVSFTSVFTNEEGKTAPRILDLPEIPDPADMKDAYKVKPAKNVRSVPVYSRRLQLAEALTGSENQAFQKNIVNRVWAIMLGQGLVEPLDMWHSDNPPTHPQIVKLLTEELQSHDYNLRYLFRELALTKTYQRQSHVSPEAKLPEKNLYGMGLLKPLTPEQLAWSMMQATGVSTATLEGLQAKQRKVDEKKKTKLADDPLWQEETLHTALQGNVTAFVRTFGIVGAQTSRFDASADQALFLLNGTTIQAWLSPSGNRLTARLKKLKQPAEIAEELYLSVFSRFPTETEIKQVSKFLKSNPKYSDQDLQQLVWAALSSDEFRFNH
- a CDS encoding DUF1501 domain-containing protein; translated protein: MKRNQGCHSLDHQIARRQFMAGAAGGAVCLGLSDLSAHAETVKGQHKRILQVYLQGGVSQLESWDPKPGTEFGGPFRAIPTSVPGMHISELLPHTAQRMHLLSIVRSINIKTNDHSQGRLFMEKGRRAGEYPYVGSIASRYLAPVNSDLPGYIHISTRGLSDATSAFLGAQHAQLKFEGVKPPQNLGLPKNLNETANNRRLQLRQQFNQQFRQGRRKSQTETFDASFQQASKLMARKSFFEKAPADKDLERYGKHDFGRNCLLARTLLENNATCVKVTHHGYDSHAENFNFHLEQLGEFDKTFSMLLDDLHERGMLESTLVMVYSEFGRTPKINVRYGRDHWGTAWSIALGGCGIQPGAVIGKTNDKGTAVADREVDAGHLFHTYLQALGIDSTRDHDIRGRSIPIGDPTTQPIKELLA
- a CDS encoding WD40 repeat domain-containing protein, with protein sequence MNQQQIGTSEPLVAAKPVIDYNAVDPLLTHLTAEFKHKFPLTSCKVDPTGTHLVAGAEDLEIQVWNINTKSQRTLKGHTSWVRCFDFSQDGKTLYSACWGGEIKAWNLADAEPKPILSIQAHQGSARWVRVSPDQTKLATCGNDLLVKVWNISDGKLLHRFAGHERHVYAVDFHPDGQQMASQDLMGVIHVWDLNTGKKVRSIDAGVMTGYDNKFAADMGGARDFKFSPDGSELASAGITKVVNSFAGVQDPIIMLFDWKTGKATAQLKPDKSFQGIAWGVRFHPEGFLIGAGANRSGKGELWFRKPGEEEFFHTMPLPKAARGLDLLHDGRHLAVAHSDGAARIYRMTEKQPA